One Stratiformator vulcanicus genomic window, AACAGAGACAGCAGAATTTTAATGACGTCAGCACCAGTTTCGCCGCCGGCAGACATGGAATCACCTTACGATTTAAGAGTAGGACTTGTTGATTTCTCCCCACGACGAGTAAGCAGATAGAGTGCCAACTCGCCTGAAGGGGCCAAAGAGCTTGCAGATACCGGGAGAGGCCCCACAAAGAGCGAGTTTGTATTTCGTTCGCCCACGAAATGAGTAGTGGTCGCTGAACGACCACCGACCAAACTGCGCGTTTCGAGTTCGCGCATGTGGCGACGCGTGCCGACAACGAACGACCGGGCAGCGTCTCTGATAAAATGTGATCAGGCTCAGCTACGGCTGCAGATCGAGTTCACACATCGAAGATTGCGTGGCACCTTCGGGCCTTCTCGGTCGGCGCGTGAAGGTTTGCCAGTCGATGGGCTTGTGACGATTCGCATCAGATCGCTCATGCGGGGTTGCCGCTTGCCCGATCGAAACGATAGGGACCGTTCTCCCAAACCGATCGCGATTGTTCGCCATCAGGGGGCGTTAGAGATGCGCTATTGCTCGGCCGCACTTACGGCCTCACTCTTCGTGCTCGCGCCGATCACGTCAGCCAGCGCACAAACCTTCGACGCCCCCGCCTACGGACCAATTCGACTCGCTCAAGTTGATGACGACGTCGATGCGGGTCTCAAACCGCGGATGGAGAACGTGCCGCCGACGCCGCGTGTCGTCGGGCCGCAGATGCTGATCTATCTACGCGCCAACCGGCAGGCGGCCGGTCGCCGCGCTCGGATCGAAGCGCGCAAGGCGGCGGGAATCTCCGTGAGTCGCCCGCTCGTTGTGGGTCGCCCCTACTTCGATCCGCTCGGCGGAGTTACTCGCGCGCCAGCCTATTGGTATCCCGCAGCCGTTCCGGTATTGATCCGATAAAGTTGCGGACCGGTCACGTCAAAGAATTTCCTTGATTCGCGATAGGAAGTCGGCGTTCGTATCGAACCGCCTCAGATTGCGGACCAGATCGTCCATGGCCTGCACCGGCGAAAGCGAGATGAGTGCCCGCCGTAACGCGGTCACGCCGTCCAACGTTTCGGGATCGAGAATCTTCTCTTCACGTCGCGTTCCCGACTGAGCGATGTCGATTGCTGGCCAGATTCTCCGATCGGCAAGCTCGCGGCTCAGCACGAGTTCCATATTGCCGGTCCCTTTGAACTCTTGGAAGATCGCGTCGTCCATTCGCGAGCCGGTCTCAATCAGCGCGGTTCCGGCAACGGTCAGCGATCCGCCTTCTTCGAACAGGCGAGCCGTTCCGAACAGCTTTTTCGGAATATCGAGGGCTCGAATGTCGAGACCACCGGTCGCGGTTCGCCCGGTGTTGCTCCACTTATTGAAGGCGCGAGCAAGCCGCGTGATGCTGTCGAGCAGCACGAATACGTCCTTGCCTTCTTCAGCCAATCGTTTCGCCCGCTCAATCACGAGTTGGCTCACGCGAATGTGGCTTTCCAGCTCCTTGTCGAGCGAACTGGCAACGACTTCGCCTTTGACCGAGCGACGCATCTCGGTGACCTCTTCGGGCCGCTCGTCGACGAGCAGCACGATGAGGTGAATCTCGGGATGATTCTCGCTGACCGATTCAGCGATGTCCTGCAGCAGCATCGTTTTGCCGGACCGGGGCGGAGCGACGATGAGTGCCCGCTGCCCCTTGCCGATTGGCGTTAGCAGATCCATGACCCGCATCGTGGCCGGATCCTTACCCCGCTCCAAAATCACCTGTTCGTGCGGGTTGATCGGCGTCAGATTGTCGAAGTGTTCGATCTCGGCGTAAGCCTCGGGATCACGGCCGTCGATCGTTTCAACCACCTTGAGCCGGGGGCCCTGTCCGCGCGACCCCGGTCCGACATCACCACGAATGATGACGCCTTCGCGAAGGCCGTACTTTTCGATGACGGAACTGGAGACGAATGCGTCCGAGTCTTTGGACCCGTAGTCGTTCTTGGGATCGCGGAGAAACCCGTACCCTTTCGGGTGCAGTTCGAGAATTCCTTCGATCGTGCCGGTGACTTCGTCAGAGACGGGACCTCCGCCGCCGCCGCCACGCTGATTACGCCCACGCTGATTGCGTCCGCGACCTCCCCCGCCTCCGCCGCCCCCGCGTTGGGAGTTGTTGTACTGGCCACCTTGACCGCCTTGGCCACTACCCTGCCCGCCTTGGCCTCCTTGACCGCGTCGACGTCGACGGCGGCGGCGGCGATTTCCGTCGTCACGCCCGCCGTCATCGCGACTACCTTCGCGTTGAGGCCGGCCGGACGATTCTCCTGACGATTGCTCGCCCGCAGAATTTGTCGGCTGTGCTGTCTCAGCCGCCTGATGGTCGCTCTCGGAAGACTCCGCCGCGGCATCGCGATCGGAACCAGACCGTGTGCTGCCGGATTCGACGGGCGCATCGTCCTCGTCGGCTTTTTTGCGTGTCCGGCGCTTCTTGGGCGCAGCTTTCTTTGACGATCGCGACTTCGCATCGTCTCGGACGTCGATCCCGTCACCGAAGTCATCGGGCACGTCGGTCGTCAGGGTGGCGGCTTCGACTCCATCGCTCTTGGAATCCGCTTTGCGGCGGGTTCGGCGACGGGTCGGCTTCTTTTCCGTTGACTCAGAGGAGTCCATAAGCACCTTTCTCGACAGCCCACACTTTCTCGCAGGCGTGTCCACAACTTCTAAAACACAGAAAAATGTTTCGCATTATTTCGCCAGTCACATCTTCACCGACATCGAACCGATATCGCGTTTGTGACAGCCGATCTTCGCAAAGGGCCCGTCAGGCCCGGAAAGCAAGTTTATTTCATTCCGGCGAATATGCCTCCGAACGTCTGCCTGACGCCGAAAAAATTCGGTTGGCAAAGCTTTGTGAGGCTTCGAGTCGCCATTTCGCCAGCTATTGAGCGGCTCATTGATCATTTCACCGACCGACCCGACGCATGAGGGTAGTTCCGCAGTCGATTGCGGAAAGCCACCGGCGAAAGAAACGGCCGAGATTCCGACACGAATTCATAAACTCGTCAAGAAATACTTCATTGGACCGCGGGCACAAAGT contains:
- the rho gene encoding transcription termination factor Rho, which produces MDSSESTEKKPTRRRTRRKADSKSDGVEAATLTTDVPDDFGDGIDVRDDAKSRSSKKAAPKKRRTRKKADEDDAPVESGSTRSGSDRDAAAESSESDHQAAETAQPTNSAGEQSSGESSGRPQREGSRDDGGRDDGNRRRRRRRRRGQGGQGGQGSGQGGQGGQYNNSQRGGGGGGGGRGRNQRGRNQRGGGGGGPVSDEVTGTIEGILELHPKGYGFLRDPKNDYGSKDSDAFVSSSVIEKYGLREGVIIRGDVGPGSRGQGPRLKVVETIDGRDPEAYAEIEHFDNLTPINPHEQVILERGKDPATMRVMDLLTPIGKGQRALIVAPPRSGKTMLLQDIAESVSENHPEIHLIVLLVDERPEEVTEMRRSVKGEVVASSLDKELESHIRVSQLVIERAKRLAEEGKDVFVLLDSITRLARAFNKWSNTGRTATGGLDIRALDIPKKLFGTARLFEEGGSLTVAGTALIETGSRMDDAIFQEFKGTGNMELVLSRELADRRIWPAIDIAQSGTRREEKILDPETLDGVTALRRALISLSPVQAMDDLVRNLRRFDTNADFLSRIKEIL